In a single window of the Micromonospora sp. WMMD1155 genome:
- a CDS encoding iron ABC transporter permease, producing the protein MTGPLSAARSAGPPPVARPAGLRKRWLVAGVFAVLVALVAGVSLGPVSLPAGSVAAELLNLIPGVHLDSGLSEREIAIVTELRLPRVVLALLVGGLLALAGGCYQGVFRNPLADPYLLGVAAGAGLAVTAAIALGGAGREGAISGLPMTIPLAAFAGSLLAVTMTYVLGAAGGRSHSPAMLILAGVAVSAFLSAGQTYLLQKHADSIQPVYSWLLGRLATAGWHDVLLVLPYAVLTTVVVLLHRRELDVLAVGDDEAKSLGLHPQRTRYLLIAAASLGTAAAVSATGLIGFVGIIVPHTVRLLAGSSYRMILPLSLLFGGAFLALTDVVARTAAAPAEVPIGVVTALLGGPFFVIVLRTARRVLT; encoded by the coding sequence GTGACCGGGCCGCTGTCGGCGGCCCGGTCGGCTGGGCCACCACCGGTGGCCCGGCCCGCCGGGCTGCGCAAGCGTTGGCTGGTCGCCGGAGTGTTCGCGGTGCTCGTCGCGCTCGTCGCCGGGGTGTCCCTCGGGCCGGTCAGCCTGCCCGCCGGCAGCGTCGCCGCCGAACTGCTCAACCTGATCCCGGGTGTCCACCTCGACAGCGGCCTGTCCGAGCGGGAGATCGCGATCGTCACCGAGTTGCGGCTGCCCCGGGTGGTGCTGGCCCTGCTCGTCGGCGGCCTGCTCGCCCTCGCCGGGGGCTGCTACCAGGGCGTCTTCCGCAACCCGCTCGCCGACCCGTACCTCCTGGGGGTGGCCGCCGGTGCCGGCCTCGCGGTCACCGCGGCGATCGCCCTCGGCGGCGCCGGCCGGGAGGGGGCGATCTCCGGGCTGCCGATGACCATCCCGTTGGCCGCGTTCGCCGGGTCGCTGCTCGCTGTGACGATGACCTACGTGCTCGGCGCGGCCGGCGGGCGCAGCCACTCACCGGCGATGCTGATCCTGGCCGGGGTGGCGGTCTCCGCGTTCCTCTCCGCCGGGCAGACCTACCTGCTGCAGAAGCACGCCGACAGCATCCAACCGGTCTACTCCTGGCTGCTGGGTCGGCTCGCCACCGCCGGTTGGCACGACGTGCTGCTGGTGCTCCCGTACGCCGTGCTGACCACTGTGGTGGTGCTGCTGCACCGCCGCGAGCTGGACGTCCTGGCCGTGGGCGACGACGAGGCGAAGAGTCTGGGCCTGCACCCGCAGCGCACCCGCTACCTGTTGATCGCGGCAGCTTCCCTGGGCACCGCGGCGGCGGTGTCCGCCACCGGCCTGATCGGCTTCGTCGGCATCATCGTGCCGCACACCGTCCGGCTGCTCGCCGGGTCGAGCTACCGGATGATCCTGCCGTTGTCCCTGCTGTTCGGCGGTGCGTTCCTGGCCCTGACCGACGTGGTGGCCCGCACCGCCGCCGCCCCGGCCGAGGTGCCGATCGGAGTGGTGACCGCCCTGCTGGGCGGCCCGTTCTTCGTGATCGTGCTGCGCACCGCCCGGCGGGTGCTCACGTGA